The sequence CATTTGTTGTTGTCGATTTCCACAAAGGGGTGGTCGTAACGAACCTGGAATTTCCGGTAATCTCCCTTGAAATGGCCTTGTACCGCCTCATATTTGGTAGCGTAACGCTTCAGGTCACAGGTATAAAGTTCGGTGCAACCGCACTCGAGGCAGCGCAGGGTTTCCTTAATGGCAGCCTGGTCCTGATAACCCAGTTCAACTTCTTTAAAATTATTTCTTTTGGCGGGGTCGAGGGTTGGCATTTCTTCCCGTTCCTGTTTTTCGTACCAGGCTTCGTAATCGGCTTTCAGTTGTTTCTGGAAGTTTTCGCGACGGCTCAGGAACTCGTAGGCGGGAGGGCTCACTTCCTGGCCAAGCAGGAATTTGTTGCAGCTTTGTGCTGCCAGGCGTCCCTGGGCAATGGCTTCGATCAGGGTAGCCGGACCCGTCACCCCATCGCCACAGGCAAAGACATTTTCTATGGAGGTATGCAGGGTTTTGGCATCAGCGGCAATGTCGCCCCATTTATTAAGGACCAATTCTTTTTCAGCGTGGCGGTTAATGTCTTCAATAAAGTTTACATTGGTTTTTTGGCCAATGGCAGCCAATACGATGTCGAGCTCTACATCGAATTCCGATCCGTCGATTTTCACAGGACGGCGTCTTCCGGAAGCATCGGGCTCGCCAAGCTCCATCTGAAAGCAGGTCAGTGAGCGTATGTTGCCGGTTTCATCCGGATTAACCCTCGCAGGAGCTGTTAGGAATAAATAATTGACCCCTTCCAACTTGGATTCGTGAATCTCGATGGGGTTAGCCGGCATTTCCTTTTCGGTGCGTCGGTATATTACCGTAACCTCCTCAGCCCCGCATCGCATGGCAGTGCGGCAGCAATCCATGGCTGTATTGCCGCCCCCAATCACGCCGACCTTTTTGCCGCTGAAGTCATACTTCTGACCGGTAGCTTCCATATTACGGAGGAAATCTATGCCGGAGAAAATATTTCCGGCATCATCGTTTTCACATCCAATGCGGGTTCCGTTTTGTGATCCGATGGCCAGGATTACGGCATCGAAGTTGCTTTTCAGCTCGGCATAACTCAGGTTATCACCCAGTTTAAGGTTGTAATGTATTTCGGCCCCAAGGCCTGTGATGCCTTCCACTTCCTTGTCGATTATGTCATTGGGCAGGCGGTAGGGAGGGATCCCGTAGCGCAGCATTCCTCCTGCGTGCGCATTGCCTTCAAAGATTTCCACATGGTGACCTTCCTTAGTCAGGAAAAAAGCTGCACTCAGCCCACCCGGACCTGCACCAATTACGGCCACTTTTTTTCCACTGGCAGGCTTTTGGACTGGCATGAATCGATCGGGTGCTTCCAAGTCAATATCGGAGGTGTAACGTTTCAGATAATCGATGCCCACGCCTATACCTTCTACCAGGTTGCGGCGACAGGCCAGCTCACAGGGACGCACGCAAACCCTGCCGCAAATGGCTGGGAGGGGGTTTGTGTTTTTAATAATTTCTACGGCTTCACGGTGCATCCCTTTGTTGATCATGGCTATGTAGCCCTGGACATCTACTCCGGCGGGGCAGGTTTCCCTGCAAGGGGCGATGCAGTCGGCATAGTGATTACTAACCAGCAACTCCAGAGCCATCTTGCGTGACTTACTGACACGCTCGTTTTCGGTTTCAATACGCATTCCCTCGGTGATCCTGGTGGAACAGGCAGGTTGTAACCCCCGCATGCCCTCTACTTCCACTACGCAGAGATAGCAGGAAGAGTAAGGTTCCAGACGGTCATCGTGGCAAAGAGTTGGGATTTCAATGCCAAGCCGGCGTGCAAGTTCAAGGATGGTTTCACCTGCAATGCCTTTTACAATTCGCTTGTTAAGGATAATATTCAGATGGCTCATGGAATGTTTTTTTCTTATTGGATATTTCCTAGCTTATTTGAATGGCCCCGAATTTACAGCGGGTAAAACAAACACCGCACTGAATGCAGATATCCTGATGGATAAAATGGATCTCCCGCTTTCCGCCTTCAATGGCATCCACCGGGCAGCCCTTTGAACAGGACATGCATCCTGTGCATTTCTCGGGATCTACCTGATAAGTCAGGAGTTTTTTGCAACTCAGTGCAGGACACTTCTTGTCGCGGATATGGGCTTCATACTCATCTCTGAAATACTTGATGGTGGTAAGCACGGGGTTTGGTGCAGTCTGGCCCAAACCGCAGAGGGAACCTTCTTTAATGTTTTGTGCCAGTTCCTCCAGCAACTCAATATCGCCTTCCTGTCCTTCGCCTTCAGTAATTCGTGTCAGGATTTCGAGCATCCGCTTGGTGCCTATCCTGCAAAAGGTACATTTACCGCAGGATTCTTTCTGGGTGAAATCAAGGAAGAAGCGGGCGATATCCACCACACAGGTGGTCTCGTCCATGACTACCAT comes from Bacteroides sp. and encodes:
- a CDS encoding molybdopterin-dependent oxidoreductase, translating into MSHLNIILNKRIVKGIAGETILELARRLGIEIPTLCHDDRLEPYSSCYLCVVEVEGMRGLQPACSTRITEGMRIETENERVSKSRKMALELLVSNHYADCIAPCRETCPAGVDVQGYIAMINKGMHREAVEIIKNTNPLPAICGRVCVRPCELACRRNLVEGIGVGIDYLKRYTSDIDLEAPDRFMPVQKPASGKKVAVIGAGPGGLSAAFFLTKEGHHVEIFEGNAHAGGMLRYGIPPYRLPNDIIDKEVEGITGLGAEIHYNLKLGDNLSYAELKSNFDAVILAIGSQNGTRIGCENDDAGNIFSGIDFLRNMEATGQKYDFSGKKVGVIGGGNTAMDCCRTAMRCGAEEVTVIYRRTEKEMPANPIEIHESKLEGVNYLFLTAPARVNPDETGNIRSLTCFQMELGEPDASGRRRPVKIDGSEFDVELDIVLAAIGQKTNVNFIEDINRHAEKELVLNKWGDIAADAKTLHTSIENVFACGDGVTGPATLIEAIAQGRLAAQSCNKFLLGQEVSPPAYEFLSRRENFQKQLKADYEAWYEKQEREEMPTLDPAKRNNFKEVELGYQDQAAIKETLRCLECGCTELYTCDLKRYATKYEAVQGHFKGDYRKFQVRYDHPFVEIDNNKCILCSRCVRICSEVVGANALGLINRGFDTFIAPSLGESLLHTYCESCGMCIETCPTGAITENVPFKPGPVPLDQFNTICNYCSVGCQITLHHKSSFFAKASGSHGLINKDASLCRYGKFGYRYLNDPSRITKPLLKQNGSFKEISFEQAFDLIGEKILGVKPNKNAFFAGARLSNEEIYLLQKLARAAVLTNNISSFHYLGRGSGYFKNSHNNVPFDQIHSAQRIFLLGSELNLENAVPGFYINNLREKQNIPLEVITTAEQSAMAHKADKVLTIKSYVHFLRAANHYILSNKLQNNIFIDDHCTGLDEYSQQLLAHDFNTLLEGAGCSKETLAAFVENFNNEHQSIILYSEKHLNSSACHEVHNLAYLTGKPGKNASGLISLKEKNNAQGIFDMGASAALAPGGKNLRDKTVLKQLENFWKTSKLSAEIEEDQWGLLSSGKLKNVFVFGEDPLGCAIDKDLVRDSLMKSDFLVVQDLFMTETASMANLILPASLHFETGGSFTNTQKFIQQFEDSVTGPVALNNLQQLMAMAKALGTDWTYEGPADVLLEVANVIQQMPANGKAPFSFHLPATDQETHYFNHGCDYLVKYFDDEWEKAFNQNQS